DNA sequence from the Actinomycetota bacterium genome:
TTACCTCCATATTCCGCCAGCGAAACCCCCGGGAAGCAAACTAGGGCCGGCGGCATGTTGTTCACTCTCTCCCGGGAAGGATAAACTCTTCGTTGTGGATGGGAGGTTGGTGGAGGTGGGATATGGACAGGTCTCGAAGCGCGACCGAAAAAGGGAATTATTCCTTCGGAGATCTGGCGGGAAAGGTGACTGAGGCCGTTCGACAGCTGCTGAACTCGCTGAGCCGGGAGGGGGAACCGGAAGGGCTCCTCGGCGATGTGAGGGCCCTCTTCAGCGAGGGGGGGACGTTGCAGGGAGCCGCCGACTTGCGGCAGGCCCTACGGGTCCTCCTGGTAAAACCCGGGGTACAGGCCCTGCTCTTCTATAGGTTCTACCGCTGGCTGTATCTGCACGGCCTGAGACTTATACCGGAAATACTGGCCCGCATCAACTATCTTCTAACCGGAGCGGAGATCGACCCGGGGGCGGAAATCGGTCCCGGGTGCCGTATCTGGCACACGGCAGGAGTGACCATCGGCCGGGGGGTGAAGATAGGCCGGGACGTGTGGATACTGCACAACGTGACCCTGGGAGGCCGGGGAGCCTCCCCCTTCGACCCGGGAGAGGAGGGTTACCCCCGCATCGGTGACGGGGCCATCCTCTACACCGGGGTGACGGTGCTGGGGAACGTGGAGATCGGGCCGGGCGCGGTCATCGGGGCCCATTCCCTGGTACTGGACGACGTGCCCGCCGGGTCCCTGGCCTACGGCATCCCGGCCCGGGTGGTGAAGCGCCCTGGCAGGCATTGATACCTATACTTTTCTCCGCCCGCCCTTGCCCGTCGTTTCAACTCCGCGGTCACCTGGTGAGCCCGGCGCTGCGGTTCCGGCAGCCTGGTGCCCCGCAGGCAGGAGAGGACCATAGCGATCGCGCTGGAAAGATCTACCAGATGGCCCACCGAGACGTACAGGGGCTTCACCCCGGCCCGCGTGCGCAGGACCGCTCCCACCGTCCTCCCCCCGTGGACCAGGGGGGTCCAGTCGCCGACCTCGTTCCCGGGCTCCCTGGCATCCCCTAGGAGCCTGGACTTGGCACAGCCTATGGTGGGAAGCCCGGTGATCACTCCCAGGTGGGAGGCCAGCCCGCATCCCCTGGGGTGAGCTATACCCTGGCCGTCGACGAAGACCAGGTCCGGTCGAGATCCAAGTTTTTCCAGGGCCGGAAGGAGGGCGGGCAGCTCGCGGAAGGAGAGCAATCCGGGCACGTAGGGAAAATCCACCTCCACGCAGGAGGTCCCCACCTCCAGGAGCTCCAGGTCCGGGTAGGTCATGAGCACCGCCGCCCCCAGGGCCAGCCTCTTCTCGCGCAGGTAGGAGATGTCCGTCCCGGCGACCAGGCGTACCTTCCCAGGGTCCAGGTGAACGTCGCAGCGAACTTCCCCCCGCAACCGTTCCTGCCACTCGCGGGCTTCCGCAACGCTTACCCTCAGGGGATGGCGCGGAGGAACGGACCCTGGCTTTTTATCCATCGAAGCTATCACCCGGCCTTTCCGGCGATCGTGGGACGGGGGTGGATATCCTTTCGGCGTTAACCGTAACTTAACTCGAACCTCGAGGGGGTTTCCCGCGGGTTCCCTCCATTCCGGCATTTCATGCCCGCAGCCACCCGTGAACCGGACATTCTCCTATCCTCCAGGGTGTACCAACGCCCTTCCGGAAAAGGACCACCGGCCACGCCCTGGCTGGCCTCAACCCTCCCCGTGGCGGGGGTTTTTCCGGACCACCTTCATGGCGTTGGTTACCGCCACGGTCACGTCCGCCTTGAATTGGCTCTCCAGCTCGTTGACCTTGGTGTAGACGTAACCCCTGTCGGTGACCACGTACTTGGCCGGAAGGTGGTTGAGGGCCAGCGCCTTGATGTCCATCCGGCAGCGCTCGCACTTGCAGACGTCGTCGCGGTGGGCGAGTATCTCCTCCAGGGTGGAATCCACGACCTCTTCCATGTAGTTCTTGAAAAGCACCTCCGCACCTCCTCCACGGAATCGCCTTCTTTGGATAGTATAACGTCTTACCGGGCTGAACCTCGAGCTTTCCTGGACGTTGGCGGGCAGGCATTCATGCCGACCTACAGATGGGAGGCCGACGGGCAGAACCTCGAGCCCTCTCCACCGTTTACGGGGCTGGGAGACGAACCCATTCCCGAGGCCATTCCCCGTAGGAAGCGGGGGAGATATGCGAGCCGCGTGGCGGTAAAAGATATCCGGTTCCTACTCCCTTCAACTCCCCAAAACCGAGGATGTCGCCCGGAGTTATCCGTTCAACTCCGGGGCGCCCACCTCTCCCCGTTCTTGAGCCATGTCCGAGGCGGTGGAAAAGACGCCCGCAAGGAGGGCGGTCGCCGACCGCCTGGCGCGAGTCCCACCGGTATCAACCCGGACGGCCGGGTTTGAGCGCCTCGACATCCAGGCGGTAACTGGGGACGTACACCAGACCCTCCGCATCCGGAGGGCATTCCTCGAGATAGCGGTCCACCATCTGGTAGATGAACTCCTCCCTCTCCTCCTCCGGGATGCGGAGGGTGAAGGGGAGCCATGTAGTGCGTATATGCCCGGCCAGTCCTTCCCGGCCACGGAAGGCGACGGACCTCTTCACCACCTCCACCCGCAGGGGCCGCAGGCCGGCTTCCTGGAGCCACACCCGGTATTCCCCGGGGTCATGGAAACCGAACCCTCCCGACCAGCGGGAGTAATAACCCCGCCATTTTTCGCTCACGATAAGCTCCATGAGGATCATTTCCAGCCGTCCCAGCTCCCCCTTTCCTCTCATCCTGAGGTAGACCCTTCCGCCCGGCCGCAGGCTGCGCTGGATGCCGGATAGAACCGGCCGGTGGTCGGCTATCCAGTGCAGGCAGGCGTTGGAAAACACGAGGTCGAATTCCTCATGGTAGGGAAGCCGGGAGGCGTCCACCACCTCCCAGGATAGGTTGGGATACCTCTCCCTCGGGTACCTGCGGCGCGCGAAATCTATCATCTCCTCGGAGGCATCGATCCCCAGGACCCTCCCCTCTGGGAGCAGGGAAGAGATAAGGACGGTGATCTTCCCATCCCCACACCCTATATCCAGAAGATGTTCGTCTCCCCTTATCTCCATGCGTTCGATGAGCTCCAGCGCGCTCCTCAACTGGGGAAGGGAATGGCGACGATAGTCCTCGGGGTCCCACTTCAACCCGGAGGGCGCCTTCTCCGCCTGGGACACGCAACCACCGTTTCTCGAACCCTGCACTTCCATCCTCCGTTCATCCCATCGCCTTCATGCGAGAAAGGCTGTCCTCCATCAATTCCCAAATTTTTTACACTAATGACACGGGCGACCGGACATGTCAACCATCCCCATAGGATGGTCTCCCAGCCTTTTCCACCCTGAAAGCGTTTACTGAAACCACGGCATCCCTCCCCGGGGCTCTCCGGTCGTCGATTTCCATGGTCCGGGCAAGGCCGGCTCGAAATCCTGGATGTTCACGGCATCCGCTTACTTCATTAACCCCCCGGTCCCCGGGAAACATCCCCAGCCTCGTCCTCGGGCCGCGGCACTGCCCCACCGAATGCGCAAGTACCCGCCTAATGCGCAAGTGTTTTTCATGAGCACCTTTCCCTTTCCGCG
Encoded proteins:
- a CDS encoding serine O-acetyltransferase translates to MTEAVRQLLNSLSREGEPEGLLGDVRALFSEGGTLQGAADLRQALRVLLVKPGVQALLFYRFYRWLYLHGLRLIPEILARINYLLTGAEIDPGAEIGPGCRIWHTAGVTIGRGVKIGRDVWILHNVTLGGRGASPFDPGEEGYPRIGDGAILYTGVTVLGNVEIGPGAVIGAHSLVLDDVPAGSLAYGIPARVVKRPGRH
- the nfi gene encoding deoxyribonuclease V (cleaves DNA at apurinic or apyrimidinic sites), whose protein sequence is MDKKPGSVPPRHPLRVSVAEAREWQERLRGEVRCDVHLDPGKVRLVAGTDISYLREKRLALGAAVLMTYPDLELLEVGTSCVEVDFPYVPGLLSFRELPALLPALEKLGSRPDLVFVDGQGIAHPRGCGLASHLGVITGLPTIGCAKSRLLGDAREPGNEVGDWTPLVHGGRTVGAVLRTRAGVKPLYVSVGHLVDLSSAIAMVLSCLRGTRLPEPQRRAHQVTAELKRRARAGGEKYRYQCLPGRFTTRAGMP
- a CDS encoding late competence development ComFB family protein, with protein sequence MLFKNYMEEVVDSTLEEILAHRDDVCKCERCRMDIKALALNHLPAKYVVTDRGYVYTKVNELESQFKADVTVAVTNAMKVVRKNPRHGEG
- a CDS encoding methyltransferase domain-containing protein translates to MEVQGSRNGGCVSQAEKAPSGLKWDPEDYRRHSLPQLRSALELIERMEIRGDEHLLDIGCGDGKITVLISSLLPEGRVLGIDASEEMIDFARRRYPRERYPNLSWEVVDASRLPYHEEFDLVFSNACLHWIADHRPVLSGIQRSLRPGGRVYLRMRGKGELGRLEMILMELIVSEKWRGYYSRWSGGFGFHDPGEYRVWLQEAGLRPLRVEVVKRSVAFRGREGLAGHIRTTWLPFTLRIPEEEREEFIYQMVDRYLEECPPDAEGLVYVPSYRLDVEALKPGRPG